A genomic window from Quercus lobata isolate SW786 chromosome 10, ValleyOak3.0 Primary Assembly, whole genome shotgun sequence includes:
- the LOC115963158 gene encoding clathrin interactor EPSIN 2-like yields MKKVFDQTVRDLKREVNKKVLKVPGIEQKVLDSTSNEPWGPHGSLLADIAMATRNYHEYQMIMAVIWKRINDTGKNWRHVYKALTVLEYLVGHGSERVIDEIREHAYQIQTLSDFQYIDSSGRDQGSNVRKKSQSLVVLVNDKERIIEVRQKAAANRDKFRTASSTGGMYRPGSYGDRYEDDRYEGRYGSRDEDRNGYGYGKEREMGYRDDDRYGRYGDSNSRDGDRYGRDYDERSSRDGYRDDDYRGRSRSVDDYQYGSRSRSSDRDKDRAFDDDGQYSSRGSGARADDQSQEGRKLDRKFSEQNIGAPPSYEEAVSESRSPVHSERGGETPVASAPRDSSPVSNIPSQATTAPGASASPQNQEVEAFDEFDPRGSISAAPATSNNAEMDLLGSLSDSLAIVPTTSVTTASEADIHTNSAPSSTFVAAPSVANVVNQPFEDPFGDSPFKAIPSTDGVSSQQQTSASFQPTMNQSAEPLQPGVPKADTVSNFDFGDTFGGLTYSGPSVPTIQHQTNPQYLPQELSSPQENTDILADILPPSGPSPAFTSQPAPSPAFTSQPALSPAFTSQPAPSPAFTSQPAFSAPAGQPAQPTANVYGSFHPQQGPMAPQVQAGPTAQLNSGSFLPQGGSTAPITSHMPFQTPAGPTPQLNGGNFYPQQGGSAPPITSHMASQAPTGPAAQFNGGNFLALQGSAAPQATHATYQTTTGPAVQQNNDFLGNMLPQLGPNNHMNLQQNLPSSSGSLSTVPQPSKDKFETKSTVWTDTLSRGLVNLNISGPKINPLADIGIDFDAINRKEKRMEKPAATPVTSTINMGKAMGSGSGIGRAGASALRAPPTPMMGSGMGVGMGMGMNMGMGGGPGSGMGMGAYGGMNQQPMGMRMGMNMGMNMNMGMGQGVHMQAPTGLPPGSNMSGGYNPMMGTGGYVPQQPYGGGYR; encoded by the exons TCACGAATACCAGATGATCATGGCAGTAATCTGGAAACGGATTAATGATACTGGCAAGAACTGGCGGCATGTCTATAAG GCTTTGACTGTTTTGGAGTACCTAGTAGGCCATGGGTCCGAGCGTGTCATAGATGAGATCAGggaacatgcatatcaaatacAA ACGTTGTCCGATTTTCAGTATATTGATTCCAGTGGAAGGGACCAGGGAAGCAATGTCAGGAAGAAATCTCAGAGTCTTGTGGTCCTAGTGAATGATAAAGAAAGGATAATTGAAGTTAGACAGAAGGCAGCTGCTAATAGGGATAA GTTCCGTACCGCCTCATCAACTGGTGGAATGTATAGGCCCGGTTCCTATGGTGACAGATATGAGGATGATCGTTATGAAGGCCGCTATGGAAGCAGGGATGAAGATAGGAATGGTTATGGTTAtgggaaagaaagagaaatgggCTACAGGGATGATGACCGGTATGGCAGATATGGGGACTCAAATAGTCGTGATGGAGATCGTTATGGAAGAGATTATGATGAACGCAGTAGCAGAGATGGTTACAGGGATGATGATTACCGTGGAAGAAGTCGAAGTGTTGATGATTACCAATATGGCTCAAGAAGTAGGAGCTCTGACAGAGACAAAGACCGTGCTTTTGATGATGATGGTCAATATTCTTCTCG AGGCAGTGGTGCCAGAGCTGATGACCAATCTCAGGAGGGAAG GAAGCTCGATCGGAAATTTTCTGAACAGAATATTGGTGCTCCTCCAAGTTATGAAGAAGCTGTGAGTGAGTCCCGAAGCCCTGTTCACAGTGAAAG GGGTGGAGAAACTCCAGTGGCATCTGCTCCCAGAGATTCTTCACCAGTAAGCAATATTCCAAGCCAAGCAACCACTGCTCCTGGTGCTTCAGCATCTCCACAAAACCAGGAAGTTGAGGCTTTCGATGAATTTGACCCTCGAGGTTCAATTTCAG CTGCTCCAGCTACCTCAAACAATGCTGAGATGGACTTACTTGGCTCTCTGTCAGATTCATTAGCCATTGTGCCAACTACATCTGTTACCACAGCCTCTGAGGCTGATATTCACACAAACTCTGCTCCATCTTCCACTTTTGTGGCGGCACCATCAGTTGCTAATGTTGTAAATCAG CCTTTTGAAGATCCATTTGGCGACTCTCCTTTCAAAGCTATTCCTTCCACTGATGGTGTCTCGTCTCAACAGCAGACTTCTGCTTCCTTCCAACCTACCATGAACCAGAGTGCTGAACCGCTCCAACCTGGTGTGCCAAAGGCTGATACGGTCTCAAATTTTGACTTTGGGGACACATTTGGGGGGCTTACTTACTCTGGGCCCAGCGTCCCCACTATTCAAcatcaaacaaacccacagtATTTGCCTCAGGAGCTGTCAAGTCCACAGGAGAACACTGATATTCTGGCAGACATCCTCCCACCTTCTGGACCTTCACCTGCATTCACTTCACAGCCAGCTCCTTCACCTGCTTTTACTTCACAGCCAGCTCTTTCACCTGCTTTTACTTCACAGCCAGCTCCTTCACCTGCTTTTACTTCACAGCCAGCCTTTTCAGCTCCAGCTGGTCAACCTGCACAGCCAACTGCAAATGTTTATGGCAGTTTTCATCCACAGCAAGGACCTATGGCTCCTCAGGTTCAAGCTGGACCTACTGCACAGCTCAACAGTGGAAGCTTCCTCCCACAGGGAGGATCTACAGCTCCCATCACTTCACACATGCCTTTTCAAACTCCAGCTGGACCAACTCCACAGCTTAATGGTGGAAACTTTTATCCTCAACAGGGAGGATCTGCACCTCCCATCACTTCACATATGGCTTCTCAAGCACCAACTGGACCTGCTGCACAGTTCAACGGCGGGAACTTCCTTGCACTACAGGGTTCTGCAGCTCCACAAGCTACACATGCCACTTATCAAACTACCACCGGACCCGCTGTACAACAAAATAATGATTTCCTTGGTAATATGCTTCCTCAATTGGGACCAAACAACCACATGAATTTACAGCAAAATCTTCCATCTTCATCAGGATCACTTTCAACAGTTCCTCAACCATCCAAGGACAAGTTTGAGACCAAGTCAACTGTTTGGACTGATACACTAAGCAGAGGGCTAGTCAATTTAAATATATCCGGAC CTAAAATAAATCCATTGGCGGATATTGGAATTGATTTTGATGCCATTAATCGGAAGGAGAAGAGGATGGAAAAACCTGCTGCAACTCCTGTAACATCTACGATCAACATGGGTAAAGCTATGGGATCTGGTTCTGGGATAGGTCGTGCTGGTGCAAGTGCTCTCAGAGCTCCACCAACCCCTATGATGGGTTCTGGTATGGGTGTGGGCATGGGTATGGGTATGAATATGGGTATGGGTGGTGGGCCTGGTTCAGGCATGGGCATGGGGGCTTACGGAGGCATGAATCAACAACCCATGGGTATGAGAATGGGGATGAACATGGGCATGAATATGAATATGGGTATGGGGCAAGGAGTCCATATGCAAGCACCAACTGGATTACCTCCTGGATCAAACATGTCTGGTGGTTACAACCCCATGATGGGCACAGGTGGTTATGTGCCTCAGCAGCCTTATGGTGGCGGTTATCGATGA